A region from the Wansuia hejianensis genome encodes:
- the rpoB gene encoding DNA-directed RNA polymerase subunit beta, giving the protein MEKNRIRPITTGKSMRMSYQRQKEVLEMPNLIEVQKDSYNWFLDEGLKEVFDDISPIEDYGGKLSLEFVDFTLCEDDVKYSIEECKQRDATYAAPLKVKVRLYNKEKDEISEHEIFMGDLPLMTATGTFVINGAERVIVSQLVRSPGIYYAVAHDKLGKKLYSCTVIPNRGAWLEYETDSNDVFYVRVDRTRKVPITVLVRALGVGSNAEIVELFGEEPKILASFTKDTATNYQEGLLELYKKIRPGEPLAVESAESLINSMFFDPRRYDLAKVGRYKFNKKLSLKNRIRGHVLAEDVVNASTGEIIAEKGTKVTRELADDIQYAAVPYVWIETEERTIKVLSNMMVDITRWVDVDPKEVHVTEEVYYPVLEKILEEHTDLEDIKEAVRRQIHDLIPKHITKDDIFASINYNMHLEYGLGNDDDIDHLGNRRIRAVGELLQNQYRIGLSRLERVVRERMTTQDMDSISPQSLINIKPVTAAVKEFFGSSQLSQFMDQNNPLGELTHKRRLSALGPGGLSRDRAGFEVRDVHYSHYGRMCPIETPEGPNIGLINSLASYARINTYGFVEAPYRKIDKTDPKNPRVTDEVVYMTADEEDNYHVAQANEPLDKEGHFIHRNVSGRYMDETQEYERQMFDYMDVSPKMVFSVATALIPFLQNDDANRALMGSNMQRQAVPLLFTEAPVVGTGMEAKAAVDSGVCVVARKTGTITFASSREIRMDNADGTRDVYHLTKFMRSNQSNCYNQRPIVNKGDHVEAGDVIADGPSTSDGELALGKNPLIGFMTWEGYNYEDAVLLSERLVQEDVYTSVHIEEYEAEARDTKLGPEEITKDVPGVGDDALKDLDERGIIRIGAEVRAGDILVGKVTPKGETELTAEERLLRAIFGEKAREVRDTSLKVPHGEYGIVVDAKIFTRENGDELSPGVNQAVRIYIAQKRKISVGDKMAGRHGNKGVVSRVLPVEDMPFLPNGRPLDIVLNPLGVPSRMNIGQVLEIHLSLAAKALGFNISTPVFDGANEVDIQDTLELANDYVNLSWDEFSAKHKEELLPEVYEYLDENKEHRSLWKGVPISGDGKVLLRDGRTGEYFDSPTTIGHMHYLKLHHLVDDKIHARSTGPYSLVTQQPLGGKAQFGGQRFGEMEVWALEAYGASYTLQEILTVKSDDVVGRVKTYEAIIKGENIPEPGIPESFKVLLKELQSLGLDVRVLRDDNTEVEIMETVDYGDTDLHSIIEGDRYSGREDEEGSLGAYGFGKQEFDGEELIDIDESAEEEDEEEFLDDLDETFDDSEE; this is encoded by the coding sequence ATGGAGAAAAACAGAATACGTCCGATTACCACCGGAAAAAGTATGCGAATGAGTTACCAGAGACAAAAAGAAGTTTTGGAAATGCCCAATCTGATTGAAGTTCAGAAGGATTCCTATAACTGGTTCCTTGATGAGGGACTGAAGGAAGTCTTCGATGACATTTCTCCAATCGAGGATTACGGCGGGAAACTCAGTCTGGAATTCGTAGACTTTACTCTGTGTGAAGACGACGTGAAGTATTCCATCGAAGAGTGTAAGCAGCGTGATGCGACCTACGCGGCACCATTGAAGGTCAAAGTCAGGCTATACAACAAGGAAAAAGACGAAATCAGTGAACATGAGATCTTCATGGGCGATTTGCCTCTGATGACAGCAACCGGCACATTTGTAATCAACGGCGCAGAGCGTGTTATTGTAAGCCAGCTGGTGCGTTCCCCCGGCATCTATTATGCAGTGGCCCATGACAAGCTGGGCAAGAAGCTGTACTCCTGTACCGTCATCCCGAACAGAGGTGCTTGGCTGGAATATGAAACTGACTCCAATGATGTGTTTTATGTGCGTGTAGACCGTACCAGAAAGGTTCCGATCACCGTCCTTGTCCGTGCCCTGGGCGTGGGAAGCAACGCTGAGATCGTAGAGCTCTTTGGCGAAGAGCCGAAGATCCTGGCCAGCTTTACCAAGGATACGGCGACCAACTATCAGGAAGGCCTTCTGGAGCTTTATAAAAAAATCCGTCCCGGCGAGCCGCTGGCGGTTGAGAGTGCGGAGAGCCTGATCAATTCTATGTTCTTCGATCCCCGCCGCTATGATCTGGCGAAGGTGGGCCGTTATAAATTCAATAAAAAGCTGTCCCTGAAGAACCGGATCCGCGGCCATGTGCTGGCAGAAGATGTTGTTAACGCTTCTACCGGTGAGATTATCGCGGAAAAAGGTACGAAGGTGACACGGGAGCTGGCAGACGATATACAGTACGCAGCGGTTCCCTATGTCTGGATTGAGACAGAAGAGAGAACGATAAAAGTTCTTTCAAATATGATGGTAGACATCACCCGCTGGGTGGATGTGGACCCGAAGGAAGTTCATGTGACGGAAGAAGTGTATTATCCGGTTTTGGAGAAGATTCTGGAAGAGCACACGGATCTGGAGGATATCAAGGAGGCGGTCCGCCGCCAGATCCATGATCTGATTCCGAAGCATATTACAAAGGATGATATATTTGCGTCCATCAACTATAACATGCATCTGGAGTATGGCCTTGGCAACGATGATGACATCGACCACCTGGGCAACCGGCGTATCCGTGCGGTAGGTGAACTGCTTCAGAATCAGTACCGTATCGGGCTTTCCCGTCTGGAAAGAGTGGTTCGGGAACGCATGACCACGCAGGATATGGACAGCATTTCTCCCCAGTCCCTGATCAATATCAAGCCAGTGACCGCTGCTGTGAAGGAATTCTTTGGTTCCTCCCAGCTGTCGCAGTTTATGGATCAGAATAATCCTCTGGGCGAGCTGACTCATAAGAGGCGTCTGTCGGCCCTGGGCCCCGGAGGCCTTTCAAGAGACCGTGCCGGTTTCGAAGTACGTGACGTGCACTATTCCCATTATGGAAGAATGTGCCCCATTGAGACTCCTGAAGGCCCGAATATCGGTCTGATTAACTCCCTGGCGTCCTATGCCCGTATCAACACCTATGGTTTTGTGGAAGCGCCGTACCGGAAGATTGACAAGACGGACCCCAAGAATCCCAGGGTTACAGATGAAGTTGTCTACATGACGGCTGATGAAGAAGATAATTACCATGTGGCCCAGGCCAATGAGCCGCTGGATAAAGAAGGGCATTTCATTCACAGGAATGTGTCCGGCCGTTATATGGATGAGACGCAGGAATATGAGCGCCAGATGTTTGATTACATGGACGTATCTCCAAAGATGGTATTTTCCGTGGCTACGGCTCTGATTCCTTTCCTGCAGAACGACGACGCCAACCGTGCGCTGATGGGCTCCAACATGCAGCGCCAGGCAGTGCCGCTGCTGTTCACCGAGGCTCCTGTGGTAGGGACCGGTATGGAAGCAAAGGCCGCAGTAGACTCCGGTGTCTGTGTGGTGGCCAGGAAAACAGGTACGATCACGTTCGCTTCTTCCAGGGAGATCCGTATGGACAATGCGGACGGTACCAGAGATGTATATCATCTGACCAAGTTCATGCGAAGCAACCAGAGCAACTGCTATAACCAGCGCCCAATTGTGAATAAGGGAGATCATGTGGAGGCTGGCGACGTAATCGCGGACGGCCCGTCTACATCTGACGGAGAGCTGGCGCTGGGCAAGAACCCGCTGATCGGGTTCATGACCTGGGAAGGCTATAACTACGAGGATGCTGTTCTTCTGAGTGAAAGGCTTGTGCAGGAGGATGTATACACCTCTGTTCATATAGAGGAGTATGAGGCTGAGGCCAGAGATACGAAGCTGGGGCCTGAAGAGATTACCAAGGATGTTCCGGGTGTCGGTGACGACGCGCTGAAGGATCTGGATGAGCGGGGAATTATCCGCATCGGCGCGGAGGTTCGTGCCGGGGATATTCTGGTCGGCAAAGTGACGCCTAAGGGTGAGACGGAGCTGACGGCAGAAGAGCGTCTTCTCCGTGCGATCTTCGGCGAGAAGGCCAGAGAGGTCCGCGACACCTCATTGAAGGTGCCCCATGGTGAATATGGAATTGTTGTGGATGCCAAGATTTTTACAAGGGAAAACGGCGACGAGCTGTCCCCCGGAGTGAATCAGGCTGTCCGTATATACATCGCTCAGAAGAGAAAGATCTCTGTGGGTGATAAAATGGCGGGACGCCATGGTAACAAGGGTGTTGTTTCCCGCGTGCTTCCTGTGGAGGATATGCCTTTCCTGCCTAACGGACGTCCGCTGGATATCGTGCTGAACCCTCTGGGCGTGCCCTCCCGTATGAATATCGGGCAGGTGCTGGAGATTCATCTGAGCCTTGCGGCAAAGGCGCTGGGCTTCAATATTTCCACGCCTGTATTTGACGGAGCCAACGAGGTCGACATCCAGGATACCCTGGAGCTGGCCAATGATTACGTGAATCTTTCCTGGGATGAATTCTCTGCCAAACACAAGGAAGAGCTTCTCCCGGAGGTTTATGAATATTTGGATGAGAACAAAGAACACAGATCACTGTGGAAAGGTGTTCCTATTTCCGGAGATGGCAAGGTACTGCTGAGAGACGGCCGTACCGGAGAATATTTCGACAGCCCGACGACGATTGGGCACATGCATTACCTGAAGCTGCATCATCTGGTGGATGATAAGATTCATGCGCGTTCAACCGGGCCATATTCTCTGGTCACACAGCAGCCTCTGGGAGGCAAGGCCCAGTTCGGCGGCCAGCGTTTCGGAGAGATGGAGGTATGGGCGCTGGAAGCGTACGGCGCTTCCTACACGCTGCAGGAGATATTGACTGTGAAGTCTGATGATGTTGTCGGGCGTGTGAAGACCTACGAAGCGATTATCAAAGGCGAGAATATCCCTGAACCAGGTATTCCGGAATCCTTCAAGGTACTGCTGAAGGAGCTGCAGTCTCTGGGGCTGGATGTGAGAGTCCTGAGAGATGATAATACCGAAGTTGAGATTATGGAGACTGTGGATTACGGCGATACGGATCTGCATTCGATCATTGAGGGAGACCGCTATTCAGGCAGGGAGGACGAAGAAGGTTCTCTGGGCGCCTACGGCTTTGGCAAACAGGAGTTTGACGGTGAGGAGCTGATTGACATCGATGAAAGTGCCGAGGAAGAGGATGAAGAAGAATTCCTGGACGATTTAGACGAGACTTTCGATGACAGCGAAGAGTAA
- a CDS encoding ABC transporter permease produces MKKRFYFFLTLALLLVAISILAPFIAPNDPNATHADFMKAAPSMRFPLGTDKLGRCILSRVLMGAPASVFSALALVGLSFAVGTLLGMLCGYYGGILDEVVMRIADILLAFPQMVLAIAVAGVLGGGLVNAMIALGITSWTLYARLARSSVLKLKKEPFLAAAKFSGSGSGRILFRHILPNIAGPLLVSAATQIGTMMIGIAGLSFLGVGVIPPQAEWGSMINEARAYMQLAPWAVMAPAAAVVITIIVFNCLGDAVRDLADVGR; encoded by the coding sequence ATGAAAAAAAGATTTTATTTCTTTTTGACGCTTGCCCTTCTTCTGGTGGCTATAAGCATTCTCGCGCCATTCATTGCCCCCAACGACCCGAATGCAACCCATGCCGATTTTATGAAGGCTGCCCCCAGCATGAGATTTCCCTTGGGGACTGATAAGCTGGGGCGCTGCATTCTGTCCAGGGTGCTCATGGGAGCCCCTGCTTCCGTATTCTCGGCTCTGGCGCTGGTTGGCCTGTCTTTTGCGGTCGGTACTCTGCTGGGCATGCTGTGCGGCTACTATGGTGGCATACTGGATGAGGTCGTTATGCGGATTGCCGACATCCTGCTGGCTTTTCCTCAGATGGTGCTGGCGATTGCGGTGGCGGGGGTCCTGGGCGGCGGACTGGTTAACGCCATGATAGCGCTGGGGATCACCAGCTGGACGCTGTACGCCAGGCTGGCCAGAAGTTCCGTGTTGAAGTTAAAAAAAGAACCCTTTCTCGCGGCAGCGAAATTTTCCGGCAGCGGCAGCGGACGAATTCTCTTTAGACACATATTACCCAACATCGCAGGGCCGCTTCTGGTCAGCGCGGCGACGCAGATCGGGACAATGATGATCGGTATTGCGGGGCTTTCTTTCCTGGGGGTCGGAGTCATTCCGCCTCAGGCAGAATGGGGTTCCATGATTAATGAGGCCAGGGCCTATATGCAGCTGGCGCCCTGGGCGGTGATGGCGCCTGCTGCTGCGGTTGTCATTACGATTATTGTATTTAATTGTTTGGGAGACGCGGTCCGCGATCTTGCGGATGTCGGCAGATGA
- the rpoC gene encoding DNA-directed RNA polymerase subunit beta', translated as MPETINKEATTYQPMTFDAIKIGLASPEKIRDWSHGEVKKPETINYRTLKPEKDGLFCERIFGPSKDWECHCGKYKKIRYKGVVCDRCGVEVTKASVRRERMGHIELAAPVSHIWYFKGIPSRMGLILDLSPRTLEKVLYFANYIVLDGGDTRLQYKQVLTEKEYQDAREEYGSAFRVGMGAEAIKELLCAIDLERESAELKQGLKESTGQKRARIIKRLEVVEAFRESGNRPEWMIMDAIPVIPPDLRPMVQLDGGRFATSDLNDLYRRIINRNNRLKRLLELGAPDIIVRNEKRMLQEAVDALIDNGRRGRPVTGPGNRALKSLSDMLKGKSGRFRQNLLGKRVDYSGRSVIVVGPELKIFQCGLPKEMAIELFKPFVMKELVANGTAHNIKNAKKMVEKLQPEVWDVLEEVIKEHPVMLNRAPTLHRLGIQAFEPILVEGKAIKLHPLVCTAFNADFDGDQMAVHLPLSVEAQAECRFMLLSPNNLLKPSDGGPVAVPSQDMVLGIYYLTQERPGDKGEGNYYKNVNEAILAYENGYLTLQARIHVRRQGISIDGKPISGNVSSTLGRFLFNEILPQDLGYVDRTAAGNELLPEVDFLVAKKQLKQILEKVINTHGATKTAEVLDSIKAMGYKYSTRAAMTVSISDMTVPPQKPELIEKAQDTVDKITKNYKRGLITDEERYKEVVETWKETDEELTHALLSGLDQYNNIFMMADSGARGSDKQIKQLAGMRGLMADTTGHTIELPIKSNFREGLDVLEYFMSAHGARKGLSDTALRTADSGYLTRRMVDVSQDLIIREVDCCAGKDEIPGMYVKTFADGKEEIEALQERITGRFSCETIKDKDGNVIVKANHMITPKRAARIINEGVDSNGKPYEKVKIRTILTCRSHIGICAKCYGANMATGEAVQVGESVGIIAAQSIGEPGTQLTMRTFHTGGVAGGDITQGLPRVEELFEARKPKGLAIITEIKGIATIKDTKKKREITVTDPEEGISKTYLIPYGSRIKVMDGAILEAGDELTEGSVNPHDILRIKGVRDVQDYMLREVQRVYRLQGVEISDKHIEVIVRQMLKKVRIEQNGDTEFLPGTLVDVLDYEEVNAQLEEEGKQPAEGKRVLLGITKASLATDSFLSAASFQETTKVLTEAAIKGKVDHLIGLKENVIIGKLIPAGTGMKCYSNIKLDSDDELNQEEDDLLLEDDLDFDEDLELPDDMLQDEVDEDEAEDFLEEELETPEV; from the coding sequence ATGCCAGAAACAATTAATAAAGAAGCAACTACCTATCAACCCATGACCTTTGACGCAATCAAGATCGGCCTGGCTTCACCGGAAAAGATCCGGGACTGGTCCCACGGCGAGGTGAAGAAGCCGGAGACCATCAATTACAGGACTCTGAAGCCGGAAAAAGACGGACTGTTCTGCGAACGCATTTTCGGTCCCTCCAAGGACTGGGAATGTCATTGTGGTAAATATAAAAAGATCCGATATAAAGGTGTGGTCTGCGACCGATGCGGCGTAGAAGTCACCAAAGCCTCTGTGCGCCGCGAGCGCATGGGGCACATTGAGCTGGCGGCTCCGGTTTCTCATATCTGGTATTTCAAGGGAATTCCCTCAAGAATGGGACTGATCCTTGACCTGTCTCCCAGAACGCTTGAGAAGGTTCTGTATTTCGCCAACTACATTGTCCTGGACGGCGGGGATACGAGACTTCAGTATAAGCAGGTCCTGACCGAGAAGGAATATCAGGATGCCAGAGAAGAGTACGGCAGCGCATTCCGTGTCGGAATGGGTGCGGAAGCGATCAAAGAGCTGCTGTGCGCCATTGATCTGGAGAGAGAATCCGCGGAGCTGAAACAGGGACTTAAGGAATCTACCGGGCAGAAGCGCGCCCGTATCATCAAGAGACTTGAGGTTGTGGAAGCATTCCGTGAATCGGGTAACCGTCCGGAATGGATGATCATGGATGCCATCCCGGTTATTCCGCCGGATCTCCGGCCGATGGTACAGCTGGACGGCGGCCGTTTTGCCACCTCCGATCTGAACGATCTGTATCGTAGGATCATAAACCGCAATAACCGTCTGAAAAGGCTGCTGGAGCTGGGCGCCCCGGATATCATCGTCCGCAATGAAAAACGTATGCTTCAGGAGGCAGTTGACGCCCTGATTGACAACGGCCGCCGCGGACGCCCAGTAACGGGACCGGGCAACCGTGCGTTGAAGTCGCTTTCTGACATGCTGAAGGGAAAATCCGGCCGTTTCCGCCAGAACCTTCTGGGCAAGCGTGTGGATTATTCCGGCCGTTCTGTTATCGTTGTCGGACCTGAGCTGAAGATTTTCCAGTGCGGGCTTCCGAAAGAAATGGCTATTGAGTTGTTTAAGCCCTTTGTTATGAAAGAGCTGGTCGCCAACGGCACCGCTCATAATATTAAAAATGCCAAGAAAATGGTGGAAAAGCTCCAACCGGAAGTGTGGGATGTCCTGGAAGAAGTCATCAAAGAGCATCCTGTTATGCTGAACCGTGCGCCTACCCTGCACAGACTGGGTATCCAGGCGTTTGAGCCGATCCTGGTAGAGGGTAAAGCCATCAAGCTTCATCCGCTGGTGTGTACCGCATTTAACGCTGACTTCGACGGCGACCAGATGGCTGTCCATCTGCCTCTTTCGGTGGAAGCGCAGGCTGAATGCCGCTTTATGCTGCTGTCACCTAACAACCTGCTGAAGCCTTCTGACGGAGGGCCTGTTGCAGTGCCGTCACAGGATATGGTCCTGGGCATCTATTATCTGACACAGGAACGTCCGGGAGATAAGGGAGAGGGCAATTACTATAAGAACGTGAATGAAGCAATACTAGCCTATGAAAACGGGTATCTGACCCTTCAGGCGAGGATTCACGTACGCCGTCAGGGAATCAGCATTGATGGAAAACCAATTTCCGGCAATGTGAGTTCCACTCTGGGCCGGTTCCTGTTCAATGAGATCCTTCCCCAGGATTTGGGGTATGTGGACCGCACGGCGGCAGGGAATGAGCTTCTTCCGGAAGTAGATTTCCTGGTAGCCAAGAAGCAGTTAAAGCAGATACTGGAAAAGGTTATCAATACTCATGGCGCGACGAAAACTGCCGAGGTTCTGGACTCTATCAAAGCTATGGGGTACAAGTATTCCACACGTGCGGCCATGACCGTATCCATTTCGGATATGACGGTCCCGCCCCAGAAGCCGGAGCTGATCGAGAAAGCTCAGGACACGGTGGATAAGATTACCAAGAACTACAAGCGTGGCCTGATCACTGACGAAGAACGGTACAAAGAGGTTGTAGAAACGTGGAAGGAGACTGATGAGGAACTGACGCATGCACTGCTCTCCGGCCTGGATCAGTATAACAATATCTTTATGATGGCTGATTCCGGAGCCCGTGGTTCCGACAAGCAGATCAAACAGCTGGCGGGTATGCGTGGATTGATGGCCGATACGACGGGTCATACCATCGAGCTGCCGATCAAATCCAATTTCCGTGAAGGACTTGACGTACTGGAATACTTCATGTCTGCTCACGGAGCCCGTAAAGGTCTGTCTGATACAGCCCTGCGTACGGCTGATTCCGGTTATCTGACCAGGCGTATGGTTGACGTTTCCCAGGATCTGATTATCCGTGAAGTGGACTGCTGCGCGGGAAAAGATGAGATTCCGGGAATGTATGTGAAAACCTTCGCGGATGGCAAGGAAGAGATTGAAGCGCTTCAGGAGCGTATTACAGGCCGGTTCTCCTGTGAGACGATCAAAGATAAGGACGGCAATGTAATTGTGAAAGCGAACCACATGATTACGCCGAAGCGCGCCGCCAGAATTATCAACGAGGGAGTCGACAGCAACGGCAAACCTTATGAGAAAGTGAAGATCCGTACCATTTTGACCTGCCGTTCCCATATCGGAATCTGTGCAAAATGCTATGGTGCTAATATGGCAACCGGTGAGGCTGTGCAGGTTGGCGAGTCTGTCGGCATCATTGCCGCCCAGTCAATCGGCGAGCCTGGAACACAGCTGACCATGCGTACCTTCCATACCGGAGGTGTGGCCGGAGGAGATATCACACAGGGTCTTCCCCGTGTCGAGGAGCTTTTTGAAGCCCGTAAGCCGAAGGGCCTTGCAATCATTACGGAGATCAAGGGCATTGCCACGATCAAGGATACTAAGAAAAAACGTGAGATTACGGTGACAGATCCCGAAGAGGGAATTTCCAAAACCTATCTGATCCCCTATGGATCTAGAATCAAGGTAATGGACGGCGCCATTCTGGAGGCCGGCGACGAGCTGACAGAAGGAAGTGTGAATCCTCACGATATTCTCAGGATCAAAGGTGTGCGTGACGTGCAGGATTATATGCTGAGGGAGGTACAGAGAGTTTACCGCCTGCAGGGTGTTGAAATCAGTGACAAGCATATAGAGGTTATCGTCCGCCAGATGCTGAAGAAGGTCCGCATCGAGCAGAACGGTGATACAGAATTCCTTCCCGGGACACTGGTTGATGTGTTGGATTATGAAGAAGTGAATGCGCAGCTTGAAGAGGAAGGAAAGCAGCCGGCAGAGGGTAAGAGGGTTCTGCTGGGTATTACCAAAGCTTCTCTGGCAACAGATTCGTTCCTTTCCGCGGCCTCTTTCCAGGAGACTACGAAGGTGCTGACAGAGGCGGCCATCAAAGGCAAGGTGGATCATTTGATCGGCCTGAAGGAAAATGTGATTATCGGTAAACTGATTCCGGCCGGTACCGGAATGAAGTGCTACAGCAATATCAAGCTGGATTCTGATGACGAGTTGAATCAGGAGGAGGACGACTTGCTTCTGGAAGACGATCTGGATTTTGACGAGGATCTGGAGCTTCCGGATGACATGCTCCAGGATGAGGTAGACGAAGACGAGGCAGAGGATTTCCTTGAGGAAGAGCTGGAGACGCCAGAAGTATAA
- the nikB gene encoding nickel ABC transporter permease, whose amino-acid sequence MIKRILQLILILFGVTFLVFGLMYISPGDPAQKKLTAGGIAVSEDVLEETREEMGLNRPFLVQYGDWLGKALRGDLGTSFKDGIPVGEKLLKGIKYTAILSVSSFLLAVLVSIPLGIYSAVRQNRFGDYLIRFLSFIGNSLPNFLISVLLMYFFCIKFKIFPIIAEQSLKGLFLPALTLAVPMMSQFIRQIRAEVLEQLHQPYVSGARARGVKERFILFGNVLHNSMIPIVTVLGLSVGSLMAGSVVVETIFMWPGLGKLAMDSITARDYPVVQGFVILMAVIYVLVNLITDLSYHRLDPRVNEEWEEE is encoded by the coding sequence GTGATAAAACGGATATTACAATTGATATTGATCCTTTTCGGAGTGACGTTCCTGGTCTTTGGGCTCATGTACATTTCTCCCGGTGATCCGGCGCAGAAGAAGCTGACCGCAGGCGGAATTGCCGTCAGCGAAGACGTGCTGGAGGAAACCCGCGAGGAAATGGGGTTGAACCGGCCGTTTCTGGTGCAGTACGGCGACTGGCTGGGTAAGGCTCTAAGGGGTGATCTTGGCACATCTTTCAAGGATGGGATTCCGGTGGGTGAAAAGCTTCTAAAAGGGATAAAATATACGGCGATCCTCTCGGTGAGCAGTTTTCTGCTTGCCGTTCTGGTTTCGATCCCCCTGGGCATCTATTCGGCGGTGAGGCAGAACAGATTCGGTGATTATCTGATCCGGTTCCTGAGCTTTATTGGGAATTCTCTGCCCAATTTCCTTATATCCGTATTATTGATGTATTTCTTCTGTATCAAGTTCAAGATATTTCCAATCATAGCCGAGCAGTCGCTGAAGGGACTTTTCCTGCCGGCCCTGACACTGGCAGTTCCGATGATGAGCCAGTTTATCCGGCAGATACGTGCGGAGGTTCTGGAACAGCTGCATCAGCCATACGTTTCCGGCGCACGGGCGAGAGGCGTGAAGGAAAGATTTATTCTGTTCGGGAATGTGCTTCATAATTCAATGATTCCCATTGTGACAGTCCTGGGGCTGTCTGTCGGTTCACTGATGGCAGGAAGTGTTGTCGTTGAGACCATCTTTATGTGGCCGGGCCTTGGTAAGCTGGCCATGGATTCCATCACTGCGAGGGATTACCCGGTCGTGCAGGGCTTTGTCATCCTGATGGCTGTGATCTATGTCCTGGTGAACCTGATCACGGACCTGAGCTATCATAGGCTGGACCCCCGTGTGAATGAAGAATGGGAGGAGGAATAG
- a CDS encoding ABC transporter ATP-binding protein, with protein MNTVLEVQHISKNYKRNGRGVEAVADVSLSLRPGEILGIVGESGSGKSTLLRQIACLERADRGRIVLSGTDITGRKTRDICGELQMIFQDSTGSFNPRMKIAASIDETLRNLPGLRGEPVAARREELIHMVGMAPELAGRYPFQLSGGQCQRMAIARALAAEPKVILCDEITSALDVSAQAQIVRLLAKLRRELRLALLFVSHDLALASCLCDRLMVMNGGRCVEEGTSQKVVNNPQNEYTRRLINSVLTVE; from the coding sequence ATGAATACGGTTCTTGAAGTGCAACACATCTCTAAAAATTACAAACGGAATGGCCGCGGCGTTGAGGCAGTAGCTGATGTGAGCCTGAGTCTCAGGCCGGGAGAAATATTGGGGATCGTTGGAGAAAGCGGAAGTGGAAAAAGTACGCTGCTGCGTCAGATTGCCTGTCTGGAAAGGGCCGACAGGGGAAGGATTGTGCTAAGCGGCACAGATATCACGGGAAGAAAAACCAGGGACATCTGCGGAGAACTGCAGATGATATTCCAGGATTCAACAGGTTCCTTTAACCCCCGGATGAAAATTGCTGCTTCGATTGACGAGACACTGCGCAATCTCCCCGGGCTCAGGGGCGAGCCGGTGGCTGCCAGAAGGGAAGAGCTGATCCATATGGTGGGGATGGCGCCTGAGCTGGCCGGCCGGTATCCTTTTCAGCTGAGCGGCGGACAGTGCCAGCGGATGGCGATCGCCAGGGCTCTGGCCGCGGAGCCGAAGGTAATTTTGTGTGATGAAATCACCAGCGCCCTGGACGTCTCCGCCCAGGCCCAGATCGTCAGGCTTCTGGCTAAGCTGCGAAGAGAACTCCGGCTTGCCCTCCTGTTCGTATCTCATGACCTGGCGCTGGCCAGCTGCCTGTGTGACAGGCTGATGGTAATGAACGGCGGAAGATGTGTGGAAGAGGGAACTTCGCAGAAGGTTGTGAATAATCCTCAGAATGAATATACCAGACGGTTAATAAACTCAGTGCTGACCGTAGAGTGA
- a CDS encoding ABC transporter ATP-binding protein has translation MSEYLLALENVSLSYEKQVVADLSFQISGGQVLALVGESGCGKTTLLKALAGLPDSGVAITGGRILYDGRDLTGLGCRERKKLLGGEIAMIFQNPGASFNPIRSYRKQFAEMLISSGGFKGEQSYSEILDCFGKLHLPEGRRILDSCPYEMSGGMNQRVAIAAAMLQKPRLLLADEPTSALDATTQKTVVEELLKMKELTGTSIIIVTHNLGIAAKMADLTGVMYAGRLLEWGDTQKVLRTPAHPYTRSLISAIPCLGGRLPESLEGQPPLYGAEQGSCSFSGRCRYKKESCGEYRYQLKEVSGGHMSCCMEGIEESHEYGS, from the coding sequence ATGAGTGAATATTTACTTGCTTTAGAAAACGTAAGCCTTTCCTATGAGAAGCAGGTGGTGGCGGATCTCTCCTTTCAGATATCCGGAGGCCAGGTGCTGGCTCTGGTTGGAGAGAGTGGATGCGGGAAAACCACCCTTTTAAAAGCCTTGGCTGGCCTTCCAGATTCAGGCGTTGCCATTACCGGGGGGCGGATTCTGTATGACGGACGGGATCTGACAGGGCTGGGCTGCCGGGAACGGAAGAAATTGCTGGGAGGCGAAATCGCGATGATTTTCCAGAATCCGGGAGCGTCCTTTAACCCCATTCGCAGCTACAGAAAACAATTTGCCGAAATGCTGATAAGCAGCGGTGGTTTTAAAGGAGAACAGTCGTATTCGGAAATTTTGGACTGTTTTGGAAAGCTCCATTTGCCGGAGGGACGGCGCATTCTGGATAGCTGTCCTTATGAAATGAGCGGTGGGATGAACCAGAGGGTTGCCATTGCGGCGGCTATGCTGCAGAAGCCCAGGCTCCTGCTCGCCGATGAACCTACCAGCGCGCTGGACGCCACAACCCAGAAGACGGTCGTGGAGGAATTGCTGAAAATGAAGGAATTGACCGGAACGTCCATTATAATAGTCACTCATAATCTGGGGATTGCTGCGAAAATGGCGGACCTGACAGGCGTCATGTATGCCGGCCGGCTGTTGGAATGGGGAGATACGCAGAAAGTGCTGCGCACCCCTGCGCACCCCTATACCAGAAGCCTGATTTCTGCCATCCCTTGTCTAGGCGGCCGCCTGCCTGAGAGCCTGGAAGGGCAGCCGCCTCTGTACGGCGCGGAGCAAGGGAGCTGCTCTTTTTCAGGACGGTGCAGATACAAGAAAGAATCCTGCGGAGAGTACAGATATCAGCTAAAGGAAGTATCCGGAGGACACATGTCCTGCTGTATGGAAGGGATAGAAGAGTCTCATGAATACGGTTCTTGA